A part of Pararoseomonas sp. SCSIO 73927 genomic DNA contains:
- the bdcA gene encoding SDR family oxidoreductase, protein MAGLKGKRALVLGGSRGIGAAIVRRLAADGAEVVFTYAGSREAAERLAGETGARAELADSADRDAVVTRVRESGALDLLVVNAGVAMMGDPLELDADEVDRMIRINVHAPYHAAVEAARRMPDGGRIVVIGSNVGDHVGFPGIAAYSMTKSAVQGMVRGLARDFGPRGITVNAVQPGPVDTDMNPADGPLKETLYGIMALKRHGRPDEIAGLVAWLAGPEAGFVTGSMHTIDGGFAA, encoded by the coding sequence ATGGCCGGACTGAAGGGTAAGCGCGCGCTCGTGCTCGGTGGCAGCCGGGGCATCGGTGCGGCGATCGTGCGGCGCCTCGCCGCGGACGGGGCGGAGGTGGTGTTCACCTATGCGGGGTCACGGGAGGCGGCGGAGCGGTTGGCGGGGGAGACGGGCGCGAGGGCCGAGCTGGCTGACAGCGCGGACCGGGATGCCGTGGTCACGCGGGTGCGGGAGAGCGGGGCGCTGGACCTGCTGGTGGTGAATGCCGGCGTGGCCATGATGGGCGACCCGCTGGAACTGGACGCGGACGAGGTGGACCGGATGATCCGCATCAACGTCCACGCGCCCTACCACGCGGCGGTGGAGGCGGCCCGCCGGATGCCGGACGGGGGACGGATCGTGGTGATCGGCTCCAATGTGGGGGACCATGTCGGGTTCCCCGGCATCGCGGCGTACTCGATGACGAAGTCGGCGGTGCAGGGGATGGTGCGCGGGCTGGCGCGGGACTTCGGGCCGCGCGGGATCACGGTGAACGCGGTGCAGCCGGGGCCGGTGGACACGGACATGAACCCGGCGGACGGGCCGCTGAAGGAAACGCTCTACGGGATCATGGCCCTCAAGCGGCACGGGCGGCCGGACGAGATCGCGGGGTTGGTGGCCTGGCTGGCGGGGCCGGAGGCCGGCTTCGTGACGGGGTCGATGCACACGATCGATGGGGGCTTCGCGGCCTGA
- a CDS encoding MFS transporter, producing MAVSGLDAAEGVAASSGDPVPGPPPNTRLTAIIVASALIMQNLDSSVIATALPAMARDLGSEPLHLSAAITSYLVALTVFIPLSGWVADRFGAKRVFMIAIGVFAFASALCGLSQGLGQLVAARVIQGLGGAMMLPVARLLLMRQVRPADVVRATTWLTMPGLLGPILGPPLGGFLTDTVTWRAVFWINLPVAAVGLLAVWRFIPASRERPPPRLDVVGVTLIGASLALLMFGAETVGRGVLPEWLAVLGLVLGAGLGWLALRWVRRAPNPALDLSLFAVPSFRIGVASGSLFRIGAGASPFLLPLFLQLGFGASATVSGLITLATALGAFAMKPMTSVALRWFGFRDVLVWNALLVAVSFAACALFHPGWPMAAVFVVLALGGLARSLQFTSSNALSYVDVPPGKLSGATAIAATAQQLFMALGVTWGAGWLAASASIAGRGEPAVADFAVAFLGAALPPLLSMAISARLPADAGAAASGHVRRVKAG from the coding sequence TTGGCTGTTTCGGGGTTGGACGCGGCGGAGGGTGTGGCGGCCTCCTCGGGTGATCCGGTGCCGGGCCCGCCCCCGAACACGCGGCTGACGGCGATCATCGTCGCCTCCGCCCTCATCATGCAGAACCTGGATTCGAGCGTGATCGCGACGGCGCTGCCGGCGATGGCGCGGGACCTCGGGAGCGAGCCGCTGCACCTTTCCGCGGCCATCACCTCCTACCTCGTCGCGCTGACGGTGTTCATCCCGCTCTCCGGCTGGGTGGCGGACCGGTTCGGGGCGAAGCGCGTGTTCATGATCGCGATCGGGGTCTTCGCCTTCGCCTCCGCGCTGTGTGGGCTCTCCCAGGGGCTAGGGCAGCTCGTGGCGGCACGGGTGATTCAGGGGCTGGGGGGCGCGATGATGCTGCCCGTCGCGCGGCTGCTGCTGATGCGGCAGGTGCGGCCGGCGGACGTGGTGCGGGCGACGACCTGGCTGACGATGCCGGGGTTGCTGGGGCCGATCCTCGGGCCGCCGCTGGGCGGGTTCCTGACGGACACGGTGACCTGGCGGGCGGTGTTCTGGATCAACCTGCCGGTCGCGGCGGTCGGGCTGCTGGCAGTGTGGCGGTTCATCCCCGCGAGCCGGGAGAGGCCGCCGCCGCGGCTGGACGTGGTGGGGGTGACGCTGATCGGGGCCTCGCTGGCCCTCCTGATGTTCGGGGCGGAGACGGTGGGGCGCGGGGTGCTGCCGGAGTGGCTGGCGGTGCTGGGCCTGGTGCTGGGGGCTGGGCTGGGGTGGCTGGCGCTGCGCTGGGTGCGGCGGGCGCCGAACCCGGCGCTGGACCTCTCGCTCTTCGCCGTCCCGTCGTTCCGGATCGGGGTGGCCTCGGGCAGCCTGTTCCGGATCGGGGCGGGGGCCTCGCCCTTCCTGCTGCCGCTGTTCCTGCAGCTGGGGTTCGGAGCTTCGGCGACGGTGTCCGGGCTGATCACGCTGGCAACCGCGCTGGGGGCCTTTGCGATGAAGCCGATGACGAGCGTGGCGCTGCGGTGGTTCGGGTTCCGGGACGTGCTGGTGTGGAACGCGCTGCTGGTGGCGGTTTCCTTCGCGGCCTGCGCGCTGTTCCACCCGGGCTGGCCGATGGCGGCGGTGTTCGTCGTGCTGGCGCTGGGGGGGCTGGCGCGGAGCCTGCAGTTCACCTCCTCCAACGCGCTCTCCTACGTGGACGTGCCGCCGGGGAAGCTTTCCGGGGCGACGGCGATCGCGGCGACGGCGCAGCAGCTCTTCATGGCGCTGGGCGTGACCTGGGGGGCGGGGTGGCTGGCGGCTTCCGCCTCGATCGCGGGGCGGGGGGAGCCGGCGGTGGCGGATTTCGCGGTGGCCTTCCTCGGGGCGGCGCTGCCGCCGCTGCTGAGCATGGCGATCTCGGCGCGGCTGCCGGCGGATGCGGGGGCGGCGGCCTCGGGGCATGTGCGGCGGGTGAAGGCGGGCTGA